A genome region from Coffea arabica cultivar ET-39 chromosome 7e, Coffea Arabica ET-39 HiFi, whole genome shotgun sequence includes the following:
- the LOC113702074 gene encoding KH domain-containing protein At4g18375-like, with protein sequence MDGNRNNFLKQRPSAHFKKKAGPKKGKWHNSGHEESSEDSLSSDTVYRILCQSRKIGSVIGKGGGIIKALREETQAKITVADAVPGSDERVILIVSPSAKLARRQNADKDVDDQDTDSKEHLMEPHCAAQAALLKVHDRIVEEDLGGADNDDKNEIVVTARLLVPNNVVGCLLGKKGDVIQRLRGETGASIRVLPADHLPSCAMNTDELVQISGKPAVAKKALYEVATLLHQNPRKDKLPLSFPAYGTQGFHPSGPPLANMPPPGNLTWSQRNHDDRGMPMPWPERYGNLPSGIGSDFDAFPPVGGEEAPSEFSIKILCSAAKIGGVIGKGGFNVKQLQQETGASIQVENVSPESDERVIRVSSFEVLLNPRSQTIDAILHLQNKTSECNEKGVITTRLLVPSSKVGCILGQGGHVINEMRRRTLADIRVFSKEDKPKCASDDEELVQISGNFGVAKDALAEIASRLRTRCLRDANPKGEPAPSRSVSGYVPSGNLPGRDPLLSGGIRAGSSGRYEFFKGRAHEYESPRYPVPPSAMGYSDAKIHNNTVGSMMGPGRSSVGEIAVTRLKLQDSLSGPGRLGDFWRSSDHLNAAQSVVQAFGSPAGKSNNFQRDPYQSYSAQQGIYHGTNASHNSYQNLNAQQAPYQNINMQQAPYQNIGAQGSYQY encoded by the exons ATGGATGGAAACAGGAACAATTTTCTGAAGCAACGGCCGAGCGCACACTTCAAGAAAAAAGCAggtcctaaaaaaggaaaatggcaTAATTCTGGCCATGAAGAGTCCTCTGAAGATTCACTTTCTTCGGACACTGTTTACCGGATACTTTGTCAGTCTAGGAAGATAGGTAGTGTTATTGGAAAAGGTGGTGGTATTATCAAAGCCCTGAGAGAGGAGACCCAAGCGAAGATCACAGTTGCTGATGCTGTTCCTGGATCAGATGAAAGAGTCATACTTATTGTCAGTCCTTCCGCAAAACTAGCAAGAAGACAGAATGCTGACAAGGATGTTGATGATCAGGATACTGATTCAAAAGAGCATCTGATGGAGCCCCATTGTGCAGCCCAAGCTGCTCTCTTGAAAGTTCATGACAGAATCGTCGAGGAAGACCTGGGCGGGGCAGATAATGATGACAAAAATGAAATCGTGGTCACTGCACGGCTTCTTGTTCCAAATAATGTGGTTGGATGCCTTTTAGGTAAAAAAGGGGATGTCATACAGAGATTGCGTGGTGAGACTGGTGCCAGCATACGTGTGCTTCCAGCAGACCATCTTCCTTCCTGCGCCATGAATACTGATGAATTGGTGCAG ATATCAGGTAAACCTGCAGTGGCAAAGAAAGCTCTGTATGAAGTGGCAACTTTGTTGCATCAAAATCCTCGCAAGGACAAACTTCCTTTAAGTTTTCCTGCTTATGGTACTCAAGGTTTTCACCCCTCTGGTCCTCCCTTGGCAAATATGCCGCCTCCAGGAAATTTGACTTGGTCACAGCGTAACCATGATGACCGTGGTATGCCTATGCCATGGCCAGAAAGATATGGAAATCTGCCTTCTGGCATTGGAAGTGATTTTGATGCTTTTCCTCCTGTCGGTGGTGAAGAAGCTCCGTCGGAGTTTTCAATAAAAATTTTGTGCTCAGCTGCAAAGATTGGTGGAGTAATTGGTAAAGGAGGCTTCAATGTGAAACAATTACAGCAAGAGACAGGAGCTAGTATTCAAGTTGAGAATGTTTCCCCAGAATCAGACGAGAGAGTAATTCGTGTCTCCTCCTTTGAG GTTCTTTTGAATCCAAGATCACAAACTATTGATGCGattcttcatcttcaaaataAAACTAGTGAGTGTAATGAAAAAGGAGTTATCACTACACGACTTCTAGTTCCATCGAGTAAGGTTGGCTGCATTCTTGGGCAAGGAGGTCATGTTATCAATGAGATGAGAAGGAGAACTCTTGCAGATATACGTGTATTTTCCAAGGAAGACAAGCCCAAGTGTGCGTCTGATGATGAAGAACTTGTGCAG ATATCAGGGAattttggtgttgctaaagATGCCCTAGCCGAGATTGCATCAAGACTCCGAACAAGATGCCTTCGAGATGCAAATCCTAAAGGTGAACCTGCTCCTTCCAGATCAGTCTCCGGGTATGTTCCTTCAGGGAACTTACCAGGTAGAGACCCGCTCCTATCTGGTGGCATAAGAGCTGGCAGCTCGGGTAGATATGAATTTTTTAAG GGCCGTGCTCATGAATATGAATCTCCACGGTATCCAGTCCCTCCAAGTGCTATGGG ATACAGTGATGCGAAGATCCATAACAATACTGTTGGTTCAATGATGGGACCTGGCAGGAGCAGTGTTGGTGAG ATTGCTGTCACGAGGTTGAAGCTTCAGGACTCTCTGTCTGGTCCTGGCCGTCTTGGCGACTTTTGGCGTTCTTCTGATCACTTAAATGCCGCACAAAGTGTGGTTCAGGCTTTTGGTTCGCCGGCTGGAAAGAGCAACAATTTTCAACGGGATCCTTATCAAAGTTATAGTGCACAACAGGGTATCTACCATGGCACTAATGCTTCACATAATTCGTACCAAAATCTCAACGCTCAGCAGGCTCCATATCAAAACATAAATATGCAGCAGGCCCCGTACCAGAACATTGGTGCACAAGGTTCTTACCAGTACTAA
- the LOC113701591 gene encoding cytokinin hydroxylase: protein MALQLVLAAILVACVTMLIKVAYETISCYWLTPRRIKKIMVKQGVRGPKPRFLVGNIMDMASFVSKSTSQDMDSINHDIVGRLLPHYVAWSKIYGKRFIYWNGTEPRMCLSETDLIKELFFKHSTSSGKSWLQQQGSKHFIGRGLLMANGDDWYHQRHIVAPAFMGDKIKSYAGYMVECTKEMLQSLENAIDLGQTEVEIGEYMARLTADIISRTEFDSNYEKGKQIFRLLQLLQHHCSQASRHLCFPGSRFFPSKYNRDIKSLKMEVERLLMEIIQSRKDCVEIGRSNSYGNDLLGLLLNEMQTKKGSGFSLNLQLIMDECKTFFFAGHDTTALLLTWTVMLLASNPSWQDKVRAQVNEVCNGSPPTVDQLSKLTTLNMVINESLRLYPPASVLPRMAFEDIKLGDLHIPKGLSMWIPVLAIHHSEELWGEDANEFKPDRFASKSYAPGRHFLPFAAGPRNCVGQSFAVMEAKIILAMLVSKFSFTISENYRHAPVIVLTIKPKYGVQIRLKPLKP from the exons ATGGCCCTTCAGCTGGTGCTGGCGGCTATCTTAGTCGCATGCGTGACCATGTTGATCAAAGTCGCATACGAAACCATATCATGCTACTGGCTGACCCCCAGACGCATCAAGAAAATCATGGTCAAGCAAGGGGTGCGTGGCCCCAAACCTCGGTTTCTAGTTGGCAACATCATGGACATGGCCTCCTTCGTTTCCAAATCTACCTCTCAAGACATGGACTCCATCAACCATGATATCGTTGGTCGCCTTTTGCCTCATTATGTTGCATGGTCCAAAATCTATG GGAAAAGATTCATATACTGGAATGGGACAGAACCAAGAATGTGCCTAAGCGAAACAGATTTGATAAAAGAGCTTTTTTTCAAACACAGCACAAGTTCAGGCAAATCATGGCTACAACAACAGGGATCAAAGCATTTTATTGGTCGAGGTCTACTTATGGCGAACGGTGACGATTGGTACCACCAGCGACACATTGTTGCCCCGGCCTTCATGGGAGATAAAATCAAG AGCTACGCGGGGTATATGGTGGAATGCACTAAGGAGATGCTCCAGTCGCTGGAAAATGCAATTGACttgggacaaactgaagtaGAGATTGGTGAATACATGGCTCGCCTCACTGCTGATATCATATCAAGAACTGAATTCGATAGCAACTACGAGAAAGGCAAGCAAATATTCCGTTTACTACAGCTTCTTCAGCATCATTGCTCCCAAGCCAGCCGGCACTTATGCTTTCCTGGTAGCCG GTTTTTCCCAAGTAAATATAATAGGGACATAAAGTCTCTGAAGATGGAAGTGGAGAGATTATTAATGGAGATAATACAAAGCCGAAAAGACTGTGTTGAGATTGGGAGAAGCAATTCCTATGGAAATGATTTGCTGGGATTATTGCTGAACGAGATGCAGACAAAGAAAGGCAGCGGATTCAGCCTGAATTTACAGCTGATCATGGATGAATGCAAAACATTCTTTTTCGCTGGACATGACACCACTGCCCTCTTGCTCACCTGGACCGTCATGCTACTAGCAAGTAACCCTTCTTGGCAAGATAAAGTTCGTGCCCAAGTCAATGAAGTCTGCAATGGTAGTCCACCCACAGTCGATCAGCTATCAAAACTCACCACG TTGAACATGGTGATCAACGAGTCTCTCAGACTGTATCCGCCGGCTTCAGTTCTTCCTCGTATGGCCTTTGAAGACATCAAGCTAGGAGACCTCCATATTCCAAAGGGTTTGTCAATGTGGATTCCGGTGCTTGCCATTCATCACAGTGAAGAATTATGGGGTGAGGATGCAAATGAGTTCAAACCTGACCGTTTTGCATCTAAATCATATGCCCCTGGCCGTCATTTCCTCCCTTTTGCGGCTGGTCCAAGAAACTGTGTGGGTCAATCTTTTGCTGTCATGGAAGCCAAGATCATATTGGCGATGTTGGTATCAAAATTCAGCTTCACCATTTCAGAAAATTATAGGCATGCCCCGGTTATTGTCCTGACAATAAAACCTAAATATGGTGTCCAAATCCGATTAAAGCCCTTGAAACCATGA